The Budorcas taxicolor isolate Tak-1 chromosome 5, Takin1.1, whole genome shotgun sequence genome includes a window with the following:
- the HDAC10 gene encoding polyamine deacetylase HDAC10 isoform X4 encodes MGTALVYHEDMTAAQLLWDDPECEIECPERLTTALERLQQHGLEQRCLRLVAREASEAELGLVHSPEYVALLRGTQALGTRELQALSKQYDAVYLHPSTFHCARLAAGAALQLVDAVLTGAVRNGLALVRPPGHHSQRTTANGFCVFNNVAVAAKHAQQKHGLHSVLYFSWHRYEHGHFWPCLRESDADAVGRGRGLGFTVNLPWNQVGMGNADYVAAFLHVLLPLAFEFDPELVLVSAGFDSAIGDPEGQMLATPECFAHLTQLLQVLAGGRVCAVLEGGYHLESLSQSVCMMVRALLGDPALPLSGPMEPHGSALESLQCVRAAQAPHWVSLQQQGAAPVLSSGTCCPEGRPSPLPPGEPEFKAVVTQAAAALSSLLDQLRLHPTPPVRVAVALTVPVTGLALPLGVLCEEGSLPQEEMQAWARPHEALAQDEALIALGKVLYLLDRILDGQVSSGTAATPVPAAAATLDVAVRYGLSHGAQRLLCVAVGKLHRPPDLTDDGRNLWLNIGGEEATAPSMFHISVPLPVTTGGFLSCVLALVLPLAYSFQPDLVLVALGPGHGLRDPQAALLAAVLRGPAGGRVFALVDEESTPQLATVLARVLNGEAPPSLGPFSMAAPEDTQALMYLRGRLEPRWKMLQVAAPP; translated from the exons ATGGGGACCGCACTTGTGTACCACGAGGACATGACGGCCGCCCAGCTGCTCTGGGACGA CCCTGAGTGTGAGATCGAGTGTCCTGAGCGCCTGACCACTGCCCTGGAGCGCCTGCAGCAGCATGGTCTGGAGCAAAGGTGTCTGCGGCTGGTAGCTCGAGAGGCCTCGGAGGCGGAGCTGGGCCTGGTGCACAG ccccgAGTACGTGGCGCTGTTGCGGGGGACCCAGGCCTTGGGCACCAGGGAGCTCCAGGCCCTGTCCAAGCAGTATGATGCTGTCTATCTCCATCCG AGTACCTTCCACTGTGCCCGGCTGGCCGCGGGGGCCGCGCTGCAGCTGGTGGACGCGGTGCTGACGGGAGCTGTGCGCAATGGGCTCGCTCTGGTGAG gcctcctgggcaCCACAGCCAGAGGACTACTGCCAACGGATTCTGCGTGTTTAACAATGTAGCCGTAGCAGCCAAACACGCCCAGCAGAAGCACGGGTTGCACAG TGTCCTTTACTTCTCCTGGCACCGCTACGAGCATGGGCACTTCTGGCCGTGTCTGCGGGAGTCAGATGCTGATGCTGTCGGGCGGGGACGTGGCCTCGGCTTCACTGTCAACCTGCCCTGGAACCAG GTTGGGATGGGAAATGCTGACTACGTGGCTGCCTTCCTGCACgtgctgctgcccctggcctttgAG TTCGACCCTGAGCTGGTCCTAGTCTCTGCAGGATTCGACTCAGCCATCGGCGATCCTGAG GGGCAGATGCTGGCCACACCGGAGTGCTTCGCCCACCTCACACAGCTGCTGCAGGTGCTGGCTGGCGGCCGGGTCTGCGCCGTGCTGGAG ggcgGCTACCACCTGGAGTCCCTCTCCCAGTCTGTGTGCATGATGGTGCGAGCTCTGCTGGGCGACCCTGCCCTGCCCTTGTCAGGGCCCATGGAGCCCCACGGCAG CGCCCTGGAGTCCCTCCAGTGTGTGCGGGCAGCCCAGGCCCCTCACTGGGTGAGCCTGCAGCAGCAAG GTGCCGCCCCTGTACTGAGCTCCGGCACCTGCTGCCCAGAGGGGAGGCCCTCACCActgccaccaggggagcccgaATTCAAGGCAGTGGTGACCCAGGCCGCTGCTGCTCTGAGCTCGCTCCTGGACCAGTTGCGCCTCCATCCCACACCCCCTGTCCGTGTGGCTGTTGCCCTGACTGTGCCAGTCACaggcctggccctgcccctgggtgtcCTCTGTGAGGAGGGGTCACTGCCGCAGGAGGAGATGCAGGCCTGGGCCAG GCCACATGAGGCCCTGGCCCAGGACGAGGCCCTCATTGCGCTCGGGAAGGTCCTATACCTCTTGGACAGGATCCTGGATGGGCAG GTGAGCAGTGGCACGGCAGCCACCCCAGTCCCTGCTGCAGCTGCCACCCTGGACGTGGCTGTTCGCTATGGCCTGTCCCACGGAGCCCAGAG gctgctctgtgtgGCTGTGGGAAAGCTGCATCGGCCCCCAGATCTCACCGATGACGG GAGGAATCTATGGCTGAACATTGGGGGCGAGGAGGCAACTGCCCCGTCCATGTTCCACATCTCTGTGCCACTGCCGGTG ACAACTGGTGGGTTCCTGAGCTGTGTCCTGGCCCTGGTGCTGCCCCTGGCCTACAGCTTCCAGCCTGACCTGGTGCTGGTGGCGCTGGGGCCGGGCCATGGCCTGCGGGACCCCCAGGCTGCACTCTTGGCTGCAGTGCTTCGGGGCCCGGCAGGCGGCCGAGTCTTCGCCCTTGTGGATGAG GAATCCACACCCCAGCTTGCGACAGTCCTGGCCAGGGTGCTGAACGGGGAGGCACCACCCAGCCTGGGCCCCTTCTCCATGGCCGCCCCAGAGGACACGCAGGCCCTGATGTACCTGAGAGGGCGGCTGGAGCCAAGGTGGAAGATGCTGCAGGTGGCTG CGCCTCCTTGA
- the HDAC10 gene encoding polyamine deacetylase HDAC10 isoform X2 has protein sequence MGTALVYHEDMTAAQLLWDDPECEIECPERLTTALERLQQHGLEQRCLRLVAREASEAELGLVHSPEYVALLRGTQALGTRELQALSKQYDAVYLHPSTFHCARLAAGAALQLVDAVLTGAVRNGLALVRPPGHHSQRTTANGFCVFNNVAVAAKHAQQKHGLHRILIVDWDIHHGQGIQYIFEDDPSVLYFSWHRYEHGHFWPCLRESDADAVGRGRGLGFTVNLPWNQVGMGNADYVAAFLHVLLPLAFEFDPELVLVSAGFDSAIGDPEGQMLATPECFAHLTQLLQVLAGGRVCAVLEGGYHLESLSQSVCMMVRALLGDPALPLSGPMEPHGSALESLQCVRAAQAPHWVSLQQQGAAPVLSSGTCCPEGRPSPLPPGEPEFKAVVTQAAAALSSLLDQLRLHPTPPVRVAVALTVPVTGLALPLGVLCEEGSLPQEEMQAWARPHEALAQDEALIALGKVLYLLDRILDGQVSSGTAATPVPAAAATLDVAVRYGLSHGAQRLLCVAVGKLHRPPDLTDDGRNLWLNIGGEEATAPSMFHISVPLPVTTGGFLSCVLALVLPLAYSFQPDLVLVALGPGHGLRDPQAALLAAVLRGPAGGRVFALVDEESTPQLATVLARVLNGEAPPSLGPFSMAAPEDTQALMYLRGRLEPRWKMLQVAAPP, from the exons ATGGGGACCGCACTTGTGTACCACGAGGACATGACGGCCGCCCAGCTGCTCTGGGACGA CCCTGAGTGTGAGATCGAGTGTCCTGAGCGCCTGACCACTGCCCTGGAGCGCCTGCAGCAGCATGGTCTGGAGCAAAGGTGTCTGCGGCTGGTAGCTCGAGAGGCCTCGGAGGCGGAGCTGGGCCTGGTGCACAG ccccgAGTACGTGGCGCTGTTGCGGGGGACCCAGGCCTTGGGCACCAGGGAGCTCCAGGCCCTGTCCAAGCAGTATGATGCTGTCTATCTCCATCCG AGTACCTTCCACTGTGCCCGGCTGGCCGCGGGGGCCGCGCTGCAGCTGGTGGACGCGGTGCTGACGGGAGCTGTGCGCAATGGGCTCGCTCTGGTGAG gcctcctgggcaCCACAGCCAGAGGACTACTGCCAACGGATTCTGCGTGTTTAACAATGTAGCCGTAGCAGCCAAACACGCCCAGCAGAAGCACGGGTTGCACAG GATCCTTATCGTTGACTGGGATATCCATCATGGTCAGGGCATTCAATATATCTTCGAGGATGACCCCAG TGTCCTTTACTTCTCCTGGCACCGCTACGAGCATGGGCACTTCTGGCCGTGTCTGCGGGAGTCAGATGCTGATGCTGTCGGGCGGGGACGTGGCCTCGGCTTCACTGTCAACCTGCCCTGGAACCAG GTTGGGATGGGAAATGCTGACTACGTGGCTGCCTTCCTGCACgtgctgctgcccctggcctttgAG TTCGACCCTGAGCTGGTCCTAGTCTCTGCAGGATTCGACTCAGCCATCGGCGATCCTGAG GGGCAGATGCTGGCCACACCGGAGTGCTTCGCCCACCTCACACAGCTGCTGCAGGTGCTGGCTGGCGGCCGGGTCTGCGCCGTGCTGGAG ggcgGCTACCACCTGGAGTCCCTCTCCCAGTCTGTGTGCATGATGGTGCGAGCTCTGCTGGGCGACCCTGCCCTGCCCTTGTCAGGGCCCATGGAGCCCCACGGCAG CGCCCTGGAGTCCCTCCAGTGTGTGCGGGCAGCCCAGGCCCCTCACTGGGTGAGCCTGCAGCAGCAAG GTGCCGCCCCTGTACTGAGCTCCGGCACCTGCTGCCCAGAGGGGAGGCCCTCACCActgccaccaggggagcccgaATTCAAGGCAGTGGTGACCCAGGCCGCTGCTGCTCTGAGCTCGCTCCTGGACCAGTTGCGCCTCCATCCCACACCCCCTGTCCGTGTGGCTGTTGCCCTGACTGTGCCAGTCACaggcctggccctgcccctgggtgtcCTCTGTGAGGAGGGGTCACTGCCGCAGGAGGAGATGCAGGCCTGGGCCAG GCCACATGAGGCCCTGGCCCAGGACGAGGCCCTCATTGCGCTCGGGAAGGTCCTATACCTCTTGGACAGGATCCTGGATGGGCAG GTGAGCAGTGGCACGGCAGCCACCCCAGTCCCTGCTGCAGCTGCCACCCTGGACGTGGCTGTTCGCTATGGCCTGTCCCACGGAGCCCAGAG gctgctctgtgtgGCTGTGGGAAAGCTGCATCGGCCCCCAGATCTCACCGATGACGG GAGGAATCTATGGCTGAACATTGGGGGCGAGGAGGCAACTGCCCCGTCCATGTTCCACATCTCTGTGCCACTGCCGGTG ACAACTGGTGGGTTCCTGAGCTGTGTCCTGGCCCTGGTGCTGCCCCTGGCCTACAGCTTCCAGCCTGACCTGGTGCTGGTGGCGCTGGGGCCGGGCCATGGCCTGCGGGACCCCCAGGCTGCACTCTTGGCTGCAGTGCTTCGGGGCCCGGCAGGCGGCCGAGTCTTCGCCCTTGTGGATGAG GAATCCACACCCCAGCTTGCGACAGTCCTGGCCAGGGTGCTGAACGGGGAGGCACCACCCAGCCTGGGCCCCTTCTCCATGGCCGCCCCAGAGGACACGCAGGCCCTGATGTACCTGAGAGGGCGGCTGGAGCCAAGGTGGAAGATGCTGCAGGTGGCTG CGCCTCCTTGA
- the HDAC10 gene encoding polyamine deacetylase HDAC10 isoform X3, translated as MGTALVYHEDMTAAQLLWDDPECEIECPERLTTALERLQQHGLEQRCLRLVAREASEAELGLVHSPEYVALLRGTQALGTRELQALSKQYDAVYLHPSTFHCARLAAGAALQLVDAVLTGAVRNGLALVRPPGHHSQRTTANGFCVFNNVAVAAKHAQQKHGLHRILIVDWDIHHGQGIQYIFEDDPSVLYFSWHRYEHGHFWPCLRESDADAVGRGRGLGFTVNLPWNQFDPELVLVSAGFDSAIGDPEGQMLATPECFAHLTQLLQVLAGGRVCAVLEGGYHLESLSQSVCMMVRALLGDPALPLSGPMEPHGSALESLQCVRAAQAPHWVSLQQQGAAPVLSSGTCCPEGRPSPLPPGEPEFKAVVTQAAAALSSLLDQLRLHPTPPVRVAVALTVPVTGLALPLGVLCEEGSLPQEEMQAWARPHEALAQDEALIALGKVLYLLDRILDGQVSSGTAATPVPAAAATLDVAVRYGLSHGAQRLLCVAVGKLHRPPDLTDDGRNLWLNIGGEEATAPSMFHISVPLPVTTGGFLSCVLALVLPLAYSFQPDLVLVALGPGHGLRDPQAALLAAVLRGPAGGRVFALVDEESTPQLATVLARVLNGEAPPSLGPFSMAAPEDTQALMYLRGRLEPRWKMLQVAAPP; from the exons ATGGGGACCGCACTTGTGTACCACGAGGACATGACGGCCGCCCAGCTGCTCTGGGACGA CCCTGAGTGTGAGATCGAGTGTCCTGAGCGCCTGACCACTGCCCTGGAGCGCCTGCAGCAGCATGGTCTGGAGCAAAGGTGTCTGCGGCTGGTAGCTCGAGAGGCCTCGGAGGCGGAGCTGGGCCTGGTGCACAG ccccgAGTACGTGGCGCTGTTGCGGGGGACCCAGGCCTTGGGCACCAGGGAGCTCCAGGCCCTGTCCAAGCAGTATGATGCTGTCTATCTCCATCCG AGTACCTTCCACTGTGCCCGGCTGGCCGCGGGGGCCGCGCTGCAGCTGGTGGACGCGGTGCTGACGGGAGCTGTGCGCAATGGGCTCGCTCTGGTGAG gcctcctgggcaCCACAGCCAGAGGACTACTGCCAACGGATTCTGCGTGTTTAACAATGTAGCCGTAGCAGCCAAACACGCCCAGCAGAAGCACGGGTTGCACAG GATCCTTATCGTTGACTGGGATATCCATCATGGTCAGGGCATTCAATATATCTTCGAGGATGACCCCAG TGTCCTTTACTTCTCCTGGCACCGCTACGAGCATGGGCACTTCTGGCCGTGTCTGCGGGAGTCAGATGCTGATGCTGTCGGGCGGGGACGTGGCCTCGGCTTCACTGTCAACCTGCCCTGGAACCAG TTCGACCCTGAGCTGGTCCTAGTCTCTGCAGGATTCGACTCAGCCATCGGCGATCCTGAG GGGCAGATGCTGGCCACACCGGAGTGCTTCGCCCACCTCACACAGCTGCTGCAGGTGCTGGCTGGCGGCCGGGTCTGCGCCGTGCTGGAG ggcgGCTACCACCTGGAGTCCCTCTCCCAGTCTGTGTGCATGATGGTGCGAGCTCTGCTGGGCGACCCTGCCCTGCCCTTGTCAGGGCCCATGGAGCCCCACGGCAG CGCCCTGGAGTCCCTCCAGTGTGTGCGGGCAGCCCAGGCCCCTCACTGGGTGAGCCTGCAGCAGCAAG GTGCCGCCCCTGTACTGAGCTCCGGCACCTGCTGCCCAGAGGGGAGGCCCTCACCActgccaccaggggagcccgaATTCAAGGCAGTGGTGACCCAGGCCGCTGCTGCTCTGAGCTCGCTCCTGGACCAGTTGCGCCTCCATCCCACACCCCCTGTCCGTGTGGCTGTTGCCCTGACTGTGCCAGTCACaggcctggccctgcccctgggtgtcCTCTGTGAGGAGGGGTCACTGCCGCAGGAGGAGATGCAGGCCTGGGCCAG GCCACATGAGGCCCTGGCCCAGGACGAGGCCCTCATTGCGCTCGGGAAGGTCCTATACCTCTTGGACAGGATCCTGGATGGGCAG GTGAGCAGTGGCACGGCAGCCACCCCAGTCCCTGCTGCAGCTGCCACCCTGGACGTGGCTGTTCGCTATGGCCTGTCCCACGGAGCCCAGAG gctgctctgtgtgGCTGTGGGAAAGCTGCATCGGCCCCCAGATCTCACCGATGACGG GAGGAATCTATGGCTGAACATTGGGGGCGAGGAGGCAACTGCCCCGTCCATGTTCCACATCTCTGTGCCACTGCCGGTG ACAACTGGTGGGTTCCTGAGCTGTGTCCTGGCCCTGGTGCTGCCCCTGGCCTACAGCTTCCAGCCTGACCTGGTGCTGGTGGCGCTGGGGCCGGGCCATGGCCTGCGGGACCCCCAGGCTGCACTCTTGGCTGCAGTGCTTCGGGGCCCGGCAGGCGGCCGAGTCTTCGCCCTTGTGGATGAG GAATCCACACCCCAGCTTGCGACAGTCCTGGCCAGGGTGCTGAACGGGGAGGCACCACCCAGCCTGGGCCCCTTCTCCATGGCCGCCCCAGAGGACACGCAGGCCCTGATGTACCTGAGAGGGCGGCTGGAGCCAAGGTGGAAGATGCTGCAGGTGGCTG CGCCTCCTTGA
- the HDAC10 gene encoding polyamine deacetylase HDAC10 isoform X1 yields MGTALVYHEDMTAAQLLWDDPECEIECPERLTTALERLQQHGLEQRCLRLVAREASEAELGLVHSPEYVALLRGTQALGTRELQALSKQYDAVYLHPSTFHCARLAAGAALQLVDAVLTGAVRNGLALVRPPGHHSQRTTANGFCVFNNVAVAAKHAQQKHGLHRILIVDWDIHHGQGIQYIFEDDPSVLYFSWHRYEHGHFWPCLRESDADAVGRGRGLGFTVNLPWNQVGMGNADYVAAFLHVLLPLAFEFDPELVLVSAGFDSAIGDPEGQMLATPECFAHLTQLLQVLAGGRVCAVLEGGYHLESLSQSVCMMVRALLGDPALPLSGPMEPHGSALESLQCVRAAQAPHWVSLQQQGAAPVLSSGTCCPEGRPSPLPPGEPEFKAVVTQAAAALSSLLDQLRLHPTPPVRVAVALTVPVTGLALPLGVLCEEGSLPQEEMQAWARPHEALAQDEALIALGKVLYLLDRILDGQVSSGTAATPVPAAAATLDVAVRYGLSHGAQRLLCVAVGKLHRPPDLTDDGRNLWLNIGGEEATAPSMFHISVPLPVTTGGFLSCVLALVLPLAYSFQPDLVLVALGPGHGLRDPQAALLAAVLRGPAGGRVFALVDEESTPQLATVLARVLNGEAPPSLGPFSMAAPEDTQALMYLRGRLEPRWKMLQVAGEAAGPGSG; encoded by the exons ATGGGGACCGCACTTGTGTACCACGAGGACATGACGGCCGCCCAGCTGCTCTGGGACGA CCCTGAGTGTGAGATCGAGTGTCCTGAGCGCCTGACCACTGCCCTGGAGCGCCTGCAGCAGCATGGTCTGGAGCAAAGGTGTCTGCGGCTGGTAGCTCGAGAGGCCTCGGAGGCGGAGCTGGGCCTGGTGCACAG ccccgAGTACGTGGCGCTGTTGCGGGGGACCCAGGCCTTGGGCACCAGGGAGCTCCAGGCCCTGTCCAAGCAGTATGATGCTGTCTATCTCCATCCG AGTACCTTCCACTGTGCCCGGCTGGCCGCGGGGGCCGCGCTGCAGCTGGTGGACGCGGTGCTGACGGGAGCTGTGCGCAATGGGCTCGCTCTGGTGAG gcctcctgggcaCCACAGCCAGAGGACTACTGCCAACGGATTCTGCGTGTTTAACAATGTAGCCGTAGCAGCCAAACACGCCCAGCAGAAGCACGGGTTGCACAG GATCCTTATCGTTGACTGGGATATCCATCATGGTCAGGGCATTCAATATATCTTCGAGGATGACCCCAG TGTCCTTTACTTCTCCTGGCACCGCTACGAGCATGGGCACTTCTGGCCGTGTCTGCGGGAGTCAGATGCTGATGCTGTCGGGCGGGGACGTGGCCTCGGCTTCACTGTCAACCTGCCCTGGAACCAG GTTGGGATGGGAAATGCTGACTACGTGGCTGCCTTCCTGCACgtgctgctgcccctggcctttgAG TTCGACCCTGAGCTGGTCCTAGTCTCTGCAGGATTCGACTCAGCCATCGGCGATCCTGAG GGGCAGATGCTGGCCACACCGGAGTGCTTCGCCCACCTCACACAGCTGCTGCAGGTGCTGGCTGGCGGCCGGGTCTGCGCCGTGCTGGAG ggcgGCTACCACCTGGAGTCCCTCTCCCAGTCTGTGTGCATGATGGTGCGAGCTCTGCTGGGCGACCCTGCCCTGCCCTTGTCAGGGCCCATGGAGCCCCACGGCAG CGCCCTGGAGTCCCTCCAGTGTGTGCGGGCAGCCCAGGCCCCTCACTGGGTGAGCCTGCAGCAGCAAG GTGCCGCCCCTGTACTGAGCTCCGGCACCTGCTGCCCAGAGGGGAGGCCCTCACCActgccaccaggggagcccgaATTCAAGGCAGTGGTGACCCAGGCCGCTGCTGCTCTGAGCTCGCTCCTGGACCAGTTGCGCCTCCATCCCACACCCCCTGTCCGTGTGGCTGTTGCCCTGACTGTGCCAGTCACaggcctggccctgcccctgggtgtcCTCTGTGAGGAGGGGTCACTGCCGCAGGAGGAGATGCAGGCCTGGGCCAG GCCACATGAGGCCCTGGCCCAGGACGAGGCCCTCATTGCGCTCGGGAAGGTCCTATACCTCTTGGACAGGATCCTGGATGGGCAG GTGAGCAGTGGCACGGCAGCCACCCCAGTCCCTGCTGCAGCTGCCACCCTGGACGTGGCTGTTCGCTATGGCCTGTCCCACGGAGCCCAGAG gctgctctgtgtgGCTGTGGGAAAGCTGCATCGGCCCCCAGATCTCACCGATGACGG GAGGAATCTATGGCTGAACATTGGGGGCGAGGAGGCAACTGCCCCGTCCATGTTCCACATCTCTGTGCCACTGCCGGTG ACAACTGGTGGGTTCCTGAGCTGTGTCCTGGCCCTGGTGCTGCCCCTGGCCTACAGCTTCCAGCCTGACCTGGTGCTGGTGGCGCTGGGGCCGGGCCATGGCCTGCGGGACCCCCAGGCTGCACTCTTGGCTGCAGTGCTTCGGGGCCCGGCAGGCGGCCGAGTCTTCGCCCTTGTGGATGAG GAATCCACACCCCAGCTTGCGACAGTCCTGGCCAGGGTGCTGAACGGGGAGGCACCACCCAGCCTGGGCCCCTTCTCCATGGCCGCCCCAGAGGACACGCAGGCCCTGATGTACCTGAGAGGGCGGCTGGAGCCAAGGTGGAAGATGCTGCAGGTGGCTGGTGAGGCTGCGGGGCCAGGCTCAGGCTGA